A genomic segment from Callithrix jacchus isolate 240 chromosome 8, calJac240_pri, whole genome shotgun sequence encodes:
- the LTB4R gene encoding leukotriene B4 receptor 1, giving the protein MRVSTLTLQVLPTAMNTTSSAAPSLLGVKFISPLAIILLSVALAVGLPGNSFVVWSILKRMQKRSVTALMVLNLALADLAVLLTAPFFLHFLTQGTWSFGLAGCRLCHYVCGVSMYASVLLITAMSLDRSLAVARPFVSQKLRTKALARLVLAGIWVVSFLLATPVLAYRTVVLKSNNMSLFCFSKYPTEGHRAFHLIFEALTGFLLPFLAVVASYSDIGRRLQARRFRRSRRTGRLVVLIILAFAAFWLPYHVVNLAEAGRALAGKAAGSGTLGLKLQLARKVLIALAFLSSSVNPVLYACAGGSLLRSAGVGFVAKMLEGTGSQVSSTRRGGSVGQSVKSVPATLEPGPAESLTATSSPLESSELT; this is encoded by the coding sequence ATGCGTGTGTCCACACTCACTCTCCAGGTCCTCCCGACGGCCATGAACACTACATCTTCTGCAGCACCTTCCTTGCTAGGTGTCAAGTTCATCTCTCCGCTGGCTATCATCCTACTGTCAGTGGCGCTGGCTGTGGGGCTTCCCGGCAACAGCTTTGTGGTGTGGAGCATCCTGAAAAGGATGCAGAAACGCTCTGTCACTGCTCTGATGGTGCTGAACCTGGCCCTGGCCGACCTGGCCGTATTGCTCACTGctccctttttccttcatttcctgacCCAAGGCACCTGGAGTTTTGGACTGGCTGGTTGCCGCCTGTGCCACTATGTCTGCGGCGTCAGCATGTATGCCAGCGTCCTGCTCATCACAGCCATGAGTCTAGACCGCTCGCTGGCGGTAGCCCGCCCCTTTGTGTCCCAGAAGTTACGCACCAAGGCTTTGGCTCGGCTGGTGCTGGCAGGCATCTGGGTGGTGTCCTTTCTGCTGGCCACACCCGTCCTCGCGTACCGCACAGTGGTCTTAAAATCGAACAACATGAGCCTGTTTTGCTTCTCGAAGTACCCCACTGAAGGGCACCGGGCCTTCCATCTAATCTTCGAGGCCCTCACGGGCTTCCTGCTTCCCTTCCTGGCTGTGGTGGCCAGCTACTCCGACATTGGGCGCCGGCTGCAGGCCCGGCGCTTCCGCCGCAGCCGCCGCACCGGCCGCCTGGTGGTGCTCATCATCCTGGCCTTCGCCGCCTTCTGGCTGCCCTACCACGTGGTGAATCTGGCCGAAGCAGGCCGCGCGCTGGCCGGCAAGGCCGCAGGGTCCGGGACCCTGGGGCTGAAGCTGCAGCTGGCCCGCAAAGTGCTCATCGCGCTCGCCTTCCTGAGCAGCAGCGTGAACCCCGTGCTGTATGCCTGTGCCGGCGGCAGCCTGCTGCGCTCGGCGGGTGTGGGCTTCGTGGCCAAGATGCTAGAGGGCACGGGCTCCCAGGTGTCCAGCACCCGCCGCGGGGGCAGTGTGGGCCAGAGCGTCAAGAGCGTCCCCGCCACTCTGGAGCCCGGCCCTGCCGAGAGCCTTACTGCCACCTCCAGTCCTCTAGAGTCAAGCGAACTGACCTAG